The following nucleotide sequence is from Diospyros lotus cultivar Yz01 chromosome 3, ASM1463336v1, whole genome shotgun sequence.
TTTTGGGCTGAAATTGTCCTCGctgcttgctatctcattaacaGGATGCCCTTCTCAGTTATTCAGCACTagattcctcactctctcttgttttctgatcaaccattatatattcttccttctcgtgtctttggttgcaccTACTTTGTCCATAACCTATCTCTAAGTTAAGATAAATTGTTTGCTCAgtccatcaagtgcatttttcttggttactctcgTCTTCAGAAGGGTTATCAGTGTTATTCTCCTGATATCCGTCGCTATTTTCTTTCGAcggatgttaccttctttgagtcgtCTCTTTTCTACTCTTCACCTCATTCTGAGTGTTAACCCATTTCTGAAACAATCCCTCTTCCCCCAAATCCTCTTGCTCATATTCTCATTGTTCTTTCTTCTACCCCATTGTAGATTTATCATCGGCGTCATCAGCCTCGGTCTCTTCTCGATGTAGATGTTGTTCCTGCACCTTCTCCAGTGTCTCCTACTACTTCAGCGACTCCTACTGCCTCACATCATGCTCTAGTCTCTCCACCCGTTGCGGTCTTTCCTTTTGAGGATCTGTTTCCTATTGTCCTTCAGAAAGGTACACGTTCTTCTTGCAatcctcaccccatttataagtttcttagctatcaccgtctctcgtctcctttttgggtttttgtgtcttccttatcATCTGTTTTAGTACCTAAGACTGTTAGTGAGACACTTTTTGATCTGGAGTGGCAACAAGCAATGATGGATGAGATGACTACTCTGCATTCCAATAGTACTTAggatttggttcctttaccCCCAGGGAAATTTCTTGTCAGTTGTTGGTGGATCTATACTGTCAAGGTGGGTTCTGATGGGCAAGTTGATCGCCTTAAGGTCCATTTGGTTGCCAAGGGGTATATTCAGGTTTATGGTATTGATTATGGTGACATTTTTTCCCCTGTTGCTAAAATGTCATCTATGCGTTTGTTTCTCTTTATAGCAGCTATGTGTCACTGGCCATTCTATCAGCTGGACATTAAGAAagccttcttacatggtgagcttcaggaggagatttatatAGAGCAACCTCTTGGAtttgttgctcaaggggagTTTGGGTTGGTTTGTAAATTCTGtcgctcactatatgggttAAAGCAGTCTCCTCAAGCCTGGTTTCGTCGCTTCAGTGTTATCATTCAAGACTTTAGTATGACTAATGAGTCTGATCATTTagttttttataaacacacatcacaTGGGAGGAGTATATATTTGATTGTCTATGTGGATTATATTGTTATTACAGGTAATGATCATGATGGTATTgttcagttgaagaaacatatttttcatcattttcagaCTGAGGACTTAAGgttacttaaatattttcttggcatagaagttgctTAGTCTAGTTTTGGTGTTGTTATCTCTTAACAAAAGTATGTGTCAGATATTCTGGAAGAAactgggatgcttgattgtaaacctataaaTCCTCTTATTgaccctaatgtaaagctcttaGCAAGACAGGGGGAGCATCTTGCTGATCTTGGGAGATACCACAGGTTAGTCGAAAAACCTAATTATTTCACTATCACTTGCCCAGACAATTATTTCTCAGTCAGTGTTGTGAGTCAATTTTTACAGTCTTCTTGCGATAATCACTGGAATGCGATAGTCTGGATTCTTAGGTATATCAAAGGAGCTCCAAGTAGAAGACTATTATATGAGGACAGAGGTCATACTCAAGTAGTTGGATATTCTGATGTTGATTGGACAGGTTCTCTTTCTGATAGACAAtctacttcaggatattgtgttttggttggaggaaacctaatatcttgaaaaagtaagaaacaagaGATTGTTGCTAAGTCGAGTGCAAAAGCAAAATATcgtgctatggccttggcaatgtgtgaatttatctggttaaaacaattgtttcaagagctcaagtttggggagatatcacaGATGAGATTAATTTACGACAATCAAGCTGccaatccagtctttcatgagatgaccaaacatatcgagatagattgtcacttcatttgagagaagattttatctggctgtatcaccacagattttgtcaattctAATGACCAGTTAACAaatgtcttcactaagtctctcaggggttctcgaattgagtatatttgtaacaaacttGGTGAATATAATATGTATGCTCCAACTTAAAGAacgttgagttatatggttatatttatatagtacaCCTAGAGGTTAATCTTATGTTAGAGCTCGTGGCCCGTGACCtgttgtatttgtatatatataagtgtatagtctatgagtttaattaatggtatatacatattaacAGCTAGGGTTTTCTTCTTAAGTTGCAAACTTATTATTTAATTGTTCTTATAatataattgtaaataataactaaataaagatataacaactaaaacaaaaaataacttcCTAATTCTAGGGATTGtgacaaaaaattaatagacaTGCACAATAGGCGAGTAAATGTAACAATAAAAGGAATTCACTTCAAAATAGATACAGGGAGACCACAAAGAACATAATAGAAAACCCTCCCAACCTATTATAGAACTAATAATCTTACCGAAGATATGACCACAAGTAAAGATGATTGGAGAAAgagaattcatgtagttgatGCCAAATTGCCAACTAGTAAGATTAAGGTTTATGATGATTACAAAATCTTACAAGGAGTTTTTCCCCCACTTTTAAGGTAGAAAGATCCAAAGTACACCCCTTTGTACCTTAAAATAGGAAAAGCACAAGAGACTTGTGAAGGCATTTTAGCTAGGCTAAGATTACGTGGTTCATTTGTAGATTGAGTAACCACTCAACAATTCTCTAGTGTGAAAGGCATTCCTTCAATTTACGGCTAGTCCCAAGCCAGaattctaaataaaagtcaGATCTTATAAATAAAGGTTAACCAACACAAAAGACAGTCTTAGATATGGATGGTTTGGAGATATAGAATTTAAGTAGCCGGCCTTACCTAGAGGGACTGAGGcttataattgttattattgttaCTGTAGCAATGTTTCATGGTTCAGGGCTTTATGTTAATCCCCACAAAAGTAAACCAATAGCTGCTAATAGGATCATATGCAAGAGTTTAAGCTGGTTTTCATTTGCAGTTGAACATACAAAATTTCTGTGCTCATATTGGTGTTACAGATTCACCATAGCATTACAAAACATGTCTTAACCTAGACTGGGTACTTGAAAGAGTTTAAGCAATTTGGAGAAGCAGACGGCAACATTAACATCTTGACGGTTTTCTTAAAATCAGCCTAGCCTCATCACTGTCAGCACAACAATTTTATAAGGACACTCCACGAACCAATAAAACTCAGTGCTTTACCTGTTCATTATCAGATTGGAAAACAAGCCTTCTCGATGTCAATGAGGGACTGGAAGTAAGGTGGTCATCACAGGCAGCATCATCTTCTCCCGGTCAAGTATCTGTCCTTCAGGTATTTAGAACTACTTGAGGTATCACTATCAGCTCGATACCTTTTCCGAGATATTTTGGAACAAAGGGCCTCATTGGCCTCATCATCATCGGTGTCAACATTTTTACATCCGGCCCTGGTCTCAATGCTCATGCGCCTAGGAACATATACATTGAAGTAGTAGTTTACTATATTTTCTCTGCTGTGAGAGGGCAGACGCTCCAAGGCAGGGTTCAAGAAACTTTTACCCTGCAATACAGGATTCATTTTCACGAGAGCATCAAAATTTTTCTGCTCATCTAAATTCCATGACTTGGAAACATCTTCGCCCATGtcattaaatctccatttccaaAAAGCAGGACCCAAATCAAACTGCAGCTGGAGCCTTTTGTCAGTGATGTGGCGTTTAACGCATCCTATAGAGCCAGGGGAGGCACATGAGCAAGAATCAGGCCTCCCTTTCCCTATCACACAACGTTTGGTATCAGACCTTCTGCCTCCAAGTGGCCAAACTCGAGTGCCCAACCATTTTAAAGCATATGATTCATCATTAGCACCATAACACTTCCGAGGGGGACCAGTCCAATCTGGAATGTCAGCCTGAAAACGAGGTCCAACAGGAATTGCCAGTTTTAGTTGTTCATCATTGATGAACTCTAACCAGTTTCCTGCTGTTGACATCTTAGACTTCTGTTGCTTTGattttggctttggctttggctttggctttggctttggcttcTGCATATTTCATGAGATTAGATTGCTTCAACCAAGTAGTCAAAATAGAGAACCGATGAAACCCCCCCTTTTTACGTCAAGAACAGGGACagtaaatatttaaatcatttgTCAGACTGAAAGCTATCTGCAATCTCAGCAATATGCTCATCAGCACTATCACCACCGCCAAGGGTTATTAGGTAAGCTATATATTGACAAGGTGAAAGAACCTACCCCCATATTTACTTAGTTGTATTTTACTTCATAAATCTCTGCACCAAATCAAAGGATGTAGAATTCCTACCACAAACTGCTGAATTTGGCACCTTTTTCTGCAGGGGGTAAGGGACAAATGTTCAGTTTAGACATCATATTTTGATTTGGCTTTCAAAGCAATGCCTATGgtgaaatagaaaaaatggtGAAATCCTTGGAAGACTGGAAGGCTGGAAAAAGCTCAAGAACAAGGCCAGCAAATATGAGTACCGCATTCTCAAACCAAAAGAAGCTGGCCATTTTACTTatatctttttctctttctaaaACAATTTCAAAAGTTGGGATTCATGTGGTGCTGCTTTGCAAGATTGTTACTTATGATACTGcagttaaaaaatataggggagGAGATGAGAATTCTGCATCCAGTACAATGGCCTTTATCTACACAAAGAAAAAGCACTAATTGCCAAATTTCAGAATTCAGAACTTCCTTTACTATTTTTACCCTGCCATACAAATTGTGACCTAAAACCAGGGAAAATTTTGTGCTAACATATGAGATATAAGAATACTTATGCGCACATTTTTATCAGTGACTGCACCAGTATAAGCAAGATTGTTGTGACAAAGATGCATAATCTGGTCCGGAGAAATATAATTGTAGCTTTCTTGTTTAGCAGAGTAATTACATTCCATGTCCAATCTATACTTGATAAAATGAGATATAAACTAAAAGAACATACAATGGATCATAAAGAGAGTGTACTTCCTTGTTATATAAAAACTTCAAGGCAACAATGACATGATGCTCATATTTGGATCCCTAAATGTCAACAATAAAGTTTCTGCATACGTAGAGGAAAGGATATGTAAAATAGGTCAATTAAACTCGGTGTAATATGAactttgaacattttttttttttattgttagaaAACTGGAACTGCTATTGTTAGAGAAGCAAAACAGTAACTAGAGTtggggaaaaacaaaattggatATAGTGTCGTCTCTTGCTAAGAGACGCGAAGACACTTCTTGAAGATAGTAGAGCCTATCAGCGTGCAAGGGATCAAACAACTTATCCTTGGAATTCAACTTAGCTCGAATTCAATCTTGTTCCCTCATGATTTTGCACTAACCCATAGGAACCAAACATTTCTTAACCTCAGGTCTAGATGCCTAATATTTAGTAATAGTCTTTAGATATTTTCATTATAAATGTTTTAATATTTGAAGCTTGAAGTTCTTAACTATGAATGACTTTTGGAGTTCCAAGACTTCATCATTATGGATGTCCTTGGGAATTCCTAGTTAATGTATGCCTCTTGATATGTCTTTTGTGCGGCCAATCCTATTGCATTTCCAACTTATTAATTTACAACTAATGTACTTAgtttaaatcattaaataattttccaaCAGTAATATATACTTTTATGTGGCATTTTCATAGGTAAAGCAACTATGCTAGCAACACTGAATGTTATCAGCTAATGGAACTACTGGAACCAAACCAAATTTTCACCATGGAAGACATTCTTTTATCAAGAAACAATTTGGTTCATATGTTTGATGCCTATCCAGGAGTTTTTGCACCTCAATGACAGGTGGGATCATCAGTATCTGTCTAAAAGCATTCCTAATCCCTCTCAAGTCTCACCATCTTGTAGCAGGAACATATAGGACCTGTTCAGTTGTAGAAAGCATTTAGGCCTGTTCAGctgatgttttctaaattttctgaaAAAGAATCCTAAGACtatttgaaacataaaatgttagggCGTCTTCAGTTATAAAATTAGaatcgaaaactaaaaaagGTTTTCTAAAACTGAACTCTCAAATTCTATACGTATCACATAGTAACACTAAAACCtccaaaaactcaaatttattgTGAACCAAGGCCTAAAGTGTTATAGCTCACTGATTGAGTGTTCTTGTGTCAAAAATGAATGCGTTAAGCAATTTGCCAAAGAACTAGAAGTCTTCTTGACCCAAAAACAAGCATGTTGTAAGCCATTTGCCGAAGTTCTGGGACGTAaaattacaacaacaataaacTTGTAGCTTGCGAGCTATTACATGTAATCTGTAAACTAATGAGCTTCCCTGATGTTACCCGGTACCAACTGACATGACTGCAATTTCTATTGtcaccaaaagaaaatgataaaaaaaaaaaaaaagtggctGGCTCATTCCTTTATGTCTAGTGCTGTCTCTACTTCAGCTAGTTTCATTCGAAATCCAATTGTCATATCTCCAAAACTACCAAATCCCACGGCCCTTTTCCTCAAAAAACAGAATAAAATGCGTTACctcataaacttgccatttgaGAAAGCTTTGTA
It contains:
- the LOC127798406 gene encoding AT-rich interactive domain-containing protein 2-like isoform X1, which gives rise to MGKPKPKPKPKPKPKSKQQKSKMSTAGNWLEFINDEQLKLAIPVGPRFQADIPDWTGPPRKCYGANDESYALKWLGTRVWPLGGRRSDTKRCVIGKGRPDSCSCASPGSIGCVKRHITDKRLQLQFDLGPAFWKWRFNDMGEDVSKSWNLDEQKNFDALVKMNPVLQGKSFLNPALERLPSHSRENIVNYYFNVYVPRRMSIETRAGCKNVDTDDDEANEALCSKISRKRYRADSDTSSSSKYLKDRYLTGRR
- the LOC127798406 gene encoding AT-rich interactive domain-containing protein 2-like isoform X4 — translated: MSTAGNWLEFINDEQLKLAIPVGPRFQADIPDWTGPPRKCYGANDESYALKWLGTRVWPLGGRRSDTKRCVIGKGRPDSCSCASPGSIGCVKRHITDKRLQLQFDLGPAFWKWRFNDMGEDVSKSWNLDEQKNFDALVKMNPVLQGKSFLNPALERLPSHSRENIVNYYFNVYVPRRMSIETRAGCKNVDTDDDEANEALCSKISRKRYRADSDTSSSSKYLKDRYLTGRR
- the LOC127798406 gene encoding AT-rich interactive domain-containing protein 2-like isoform X3, producing MGKPKPKPKPKPKSKQQKSKMSTAGNWLEFINDEQLKLAIPVGPRFQADIPDWTGPPRKCYGANDESYALKWLGTRVWPLGGRRSDTKRCVIGKGRPDSCSCASPGSIGCVKRHITDKRLQLQFDLGPAFWKWRFNDMGEDVSKSWNLDEQKNFDALVKMNPVLQGKSFLNPALERLPSHSRENIVNYYFNVYVPRRMSIETRAGCKNVDTDDDEANEALCSKISRKRYRADSDTSSSSKYLKDRYLTGRR
- the LOC127798406 gene encoding AT-rich interactive domain-containing protein 2-like isoform X2, with product MQKPKPKPKPKPKPKSKQQKSKMSTAGNWLEFINDEQLKLAIPVGPRFQADIPDWTGPPRKCYGANDESYALKWLGTRVWPLGGRRSDTKRCVIGKGRPDSCSCASPGSIGCVKRHITDKRLQLQFDLGPAFWKWRFNDMGEDVSKSWNLDEQKNFDALVKMNPVLQGKSFLNPALERLPSHSRENIVNYYFNVYVPRRMSIETRAGCKNVDTDDDEANEALCSKISRKRYRADSDTSSSSKYLKDRYLTGRR